Proteins encoded within one genomic window of Nonomuraea gerenzanensis:
- a CDS encoding sugar-binding transcriptional regulator, with product MNAADAVPEAQARFPHELMYAAAQQYYLEDATQGDIAKRLGVSRATVSRLLTEARKQGIVEIKVHRPAALGDGPLAAEVAQALGLDRVHLVPKVSGPALGPWLAPGVARALATAGLESGDVVLVSSGTTVYECAREGLGHYPGVTIAPAVGGQEEPQPWFQTNETTRILAERIGGVPAYLYAPALPGPELFYSLQHEPSVRRVMDLWAHAKCAVVGVGSPPLTRQMVPSLMPRDADGLRQAVGDVCMRIYDRDGAPVTYPGSERLVAAKPEELRRIPHTIAVAVGAEKVLSIVAGAKGGYFNQLVTDTPTAEGLLAAAHQL from the coding sequence CGAGCTGATGTACGCGGCGGCCCAGCAGTACTACCTCGAGGACGCCACCCAGGGCGACATCGCCAAACGCCTCGGCGTCAGCAGGGCGACCGTGAGCCGGCTGCTGACCGAGGCGCGCAAGCAGGGCATCGTGGAGATCAAGGTGCACCGCCCGGCCGCGCTCGGCGACGGCCCGCTGGCCGCCGAGGTGGCGCAGGCGCTCGGCCTGGACCGCGTGCACCTGGTCCCCAAGGTCAGCGGCCCGGCGCTGGGCCCGTGGCTGGCCCCCGGGGTGGCCCGCGCGCTGGCCACCGCCGGCCTGGAGTCGGGCGACGTGGTGCTGGTCTCCTCCGGCACCACCGTGTACGAGTGCGCCCGCGAGGGCCTCGGCCACTACCCGGGCGTCACCATCGCCCCGGCCGTGGGCGGCCAGGAGGAGCCGCAGCCGTGGTTCCAGACCAACGAGACCACCCGCATCCTGGCGGAACGCATCGGCGGCGTGCCCGCCTACCTCTACGCGCCCGCGCTGCCGGGTCCCGAGCTGTTCTACTCGCTGCAGCACGAGCCCTCCGTGCGCCGGGTCATGGACCTGTGGGCGCACGCCAAGTGCGCCGTCGTGGGCGTCGGCTCACCCCCGCTGACCAGGCAGATGGTGCCCTCCCTGATGCCCCGCGACGCCGACGGCCTGCGCCAGGCGGTGGGCGACGTGTGCATGCGGATCTACGACCGCGACGGCGCCCCCGTCACGTATCCGGGCAGCGAGCGCCTGGTGGCCGCCAAGCCGGAGGAGCTGCGCCGCATCCCGCACACGATCGCCGTCGCGGTCGGCGCGGAGAAGGTGCTCTCGATCGTGGCAGGAGCCAAGGGCGGCTACTTCAACCAGCTCGTCACCGACACGCCGACGGCGGAGGGCCTCCTGGCAGCCGCTCACCAACTCTGA
- a CDS encoding ABC transporter substrate-binding protein, whose amino-acid sequence MNKAQMRTSAFAAAAVLAASMLAACGSGGGGEAGGGSGGGDVQNAKVAFLMPDLASTRYELQDKPLFEARMKQLCPTCEVIYQNADSDAAKQQQQANSALAQGVKAIVIDPVDSAAAATIVKSAQAQQVPIIAYDRPIPATPADYYISFDNEKIGSMIAQSLVEHLKEKKAEGGILQVNGSPTDAAAQLIKKGIHTAVDPSGFKLLAEYDTPDWQPEKAQTWVSGQITQFKDQIVGVVAANDGTGGGAIAAFKAAGVQVPPVTGNDAEVAAAQRIIAGDQFNTISKPIKIVAEASANVAWEFMQGRKPAGKTQLYDTPSELFVPTVVTTDNIKEVLFDSGIMKAADVCTGEYAKGCAELGIQ is encoded by the coding sequence GTGAACAAAGCTCAGATGCGGACCTCCGCGTTCGCTGCGGCGGCAGTGCTCGCAGCCTCCATGCTGGCGGCCTGCGGCTCAGGCGGTGGCGGCGAGGCAGGCGGGGGCAGCGGTGGGGGCGACGTGCAGAACGCCAAGGTCGCCTTCCTCATGCCCGACCTGGCCTCGACCCGGTACGAGCTGCAGGACAAGCCTCTGTTCGAGGCCAGGATGAAGCAGCTCTGCCCGACCTGCGAGGTCATCTACCAGAACGCCGACTCCGACGCCGCCAAGCAGCAGCAACAGGCCAACTCCGCGCTCGCCCAGGGCGTCAAGGCCATCGTGATCGACCCGGTCGACTCCGCCGCGGCGGCCACCATCGTCAAGTCCGCGCAGGCGCAGCAGGTGCCGATCATCGCCTACGACCGGCCGATCCCGGCCACCCCCGCCGACTACTACATCTCGTTCGACAACGAGAAGATCGGCTCCATGATCGCCCAGTCGCTGGTCGAGCACCTCAAGGAGAAGAAGGCCGAGGGCGGCATCCTCCAGGTCAACGGCTCGCCGACGGACGCCGCCGCGCAGCTCATCAAGAAGGGCATCCACACCGCGGTGGACCCGAGCGGGTTCAAGCTGCTGGCCGAGTACGACACCCCCGACTGGCAGCCGGAGAAGGCGCAGACCTGGGTCAGCGGCCAGATCACCCAGTTCAAGGACCAGATCGTCGGCGTGGTCGCCGCCAACGACGGCACCGGCGGCGGCGCGATCGCCGCGTTCAAGGCCGCGGGCGTGCAGGTGCCGCCGGTCACCGGCAACGACGCCGAGGTGGCCGCCGCCCAGCGCATCATCGCGGGCGACCAGTTCAACACGATCTCCAAGCCCATCAAGATCGTGGCCGAGGCGTCGGCCAACGTGGCCTGGGAGTTCATGCAGGGCAGGAAGCCCGCGGGCAAGACCCAGCTCTACGACACGCCGTCCGAGCTGTTCGTCCCCACGGTCGTGACCACGGACAACATCAAGGAGGTGCTGTTCGACAGCGGCATCATGAAGGCCGCGGACGTCTGCACGGGCGAGTACGCCAAGGGCTGCGCGGAGCTCGGGATCCAGTGA
- a CDS encoding ATP-binding cassette domain-containing protein: MSVLSLRGISKTFGAVAALTDIELDVAAGQVVAVVGDNGAGKSTLVKILSGVHPPDGGTITFEGREVEIPTPAAAHRLGIATVFQDLALCENLNVIQNLFLGQEIRPLRLNDVAMETRSWELLRQLSAKIPSVRVPVAALSGGQRQTVAIARSLLGDPKVIILDEPTAALGVAQTAEVLNLVERLRENGLGVIMISHNMADVKAVADTVAVLRLGRNNGVFEVDSVSTEDIIAAITGATDNVVSRRAQRGQQS; the protein is encoded by the coding sequence ATGAGCGTTCTGTCACTGCGCGGGATCAGCAAGACCTTCGGCGCCGTGGCCGCGCTCACCGACATCGAGCTCGACGTCGCCGCCGGCCAGGTCGTCGCCGTCGTGGGCGACAACGGCGCGGGCAAGTCGACGCTGGTCAAGATCCTGTCAGGGGTGCACCCGCCGGACGGCGGCACGATCACGTTCGAGGGCCGCGAGGTGGAGATCCCCACCCCGGCCGCCGCCCACAGGCTGGGCATCGCCACGGTCTTCCAGGACCTGGCGCTCTGCGAGAACCTCAACGTGATCCAGAACCTCTTCCTCGGCCAGGAGATCCGCCCGCTGCGCCTGAACGACGTGGCCATGGAGACCCGCTCGTGGGAGCTGCTCCGTCAGCTCTCCGCCAAGATCCCGAGCGTGCGGGTGCCGGTCGCGGCGCTGTCGGGCGGCCAGCGGCAGACGGTGGCCATCGCCAGGTCGCTGCTCGGCGACCCCAAGGTCATCATCCTGGACGAGCCCACCGCCGCCCTCGGCGTGGCGCAGACGGCCGAGGTGCTCAACCTGGTCGAGCGGCTGCGCGAGAACGGCCTGGGCGTCATCATGATCAGCCACAACATGGCGGACGTGAAGGCCGTCGCCGACACCGTGGCGGTGCTGCGGCTCGGCCGCAACAACGGCGTCTTCGAGGTGGACAGCGTCTCCACCGAGGACATCATCGCCGCCATCACCGGCGCCACCGACAACGTGGTGTCCCGGCGAGCGCAGAGGGGACAGCAGTCGTGA
- a CDS encoding sugar ABC transporter permease: MATDRQDERLQHREGLRGALADVVERARGGDLGVIPVVVGLIVIWSVFQILNPIFLSSANLVNLTLESAAVGVIALGIVCVLLVGQIDLSVGSVSGLSGAVLAVLFVSEGLPVWLAVLASVLMGAVIGWLYGQLFNRFGVPSFVITLAGLLAFLGLQLYVLGTKGSINLPFDSGLVNFAQLDFVPAWLSYTFAVVAAVWLFVSGFLHARERRKAGLSARSVSTLAVRSVALLAVLAFVVWYLGQTRGVGWMFVFFVALVLIMHYLLSRTKWGRAVYAVGGNVEAARRAGINVKAIYTSVFVLCSTFAAVGGILAAARLAAANQSSGSGDVNLNAIAAAVIGGTSLFGGRGTAFGALLGIIVIQSISSGLTLLNLDSSIRFVVTGAVLLLAVIVDSVSRRSRTSHGRA; this comes from the coding sequence ATGGCGACCGACCGCCAGGACGAGCGGCTCCAGCACCGCGAAGGGCTGCGCGGCGCGCTGGCCGACGTGGTCGAGCGGGCCCGCGGCGGCGACCTGGGCGTGATCCCGGTCGTGGTGGGGCTCATCGTCATCTGGTCGGTGTTCCAGATCCTGAACCCGATCTTCCTGTCCAGCGCGAACCTGGTGAACCTCACCCTGGAGTCCGCCGCCGTCGGCGTCATCGCGCTCGGCATCGTGTGCGTGCTGCTGGTGGGTCAGATCGACCTGTCCGTCGGCTCGGTCAGCGGCCTGTCGGGCGCGGTGCTGGCGGTCCTGTTCGTCAGCGAGGGGCTGCCGGTCTGGCTGGCCGTCCTGGCCTCGGTGCTCATGGGCGCGGTCATCGGGTGGCTGTACGGGCAGCTGTTCAACCGGTTCGGCGTGCCGAGCTTCGTGATCACGCTGGCCGGGCTGCTCGCCTTCCTCGGGCTCCAGCTCTACGTGCTGGGCACCAAGGGCTCGATCAACCTGCCCTTCGACTCGGGGCTGGTGAACTTCGCCCAGCTCGACTTCGTACCGGCCTGGTTGTCCTACACCTTCGCCGTCGTCGCGGCCGTCTGGCTGTTCGTCAGCGGCTTCCTGCACGCGCGGGAGCGCCGCAAGGCCGGGCTGTCGGCCAGGAGCGTCTCCACGCTGGCCGTCAGGAGCGTGGCGCTGCTGGCGGTGCTGGCCTTCGTGGTCTGGTACCTCGGGCAGACGCGCGGCGTGGGCTGGATGTTCGTCTTCTTCGTGGCACTGGTGCTGATCATGCACTACCTGCTGTCGCGGACGAAGTGGGGCCGCGCCGTCTACGCCGTGGGCGGCAACGTGGAGGCCGCGCGCCGGGCGGGCATCAACGTCAAGGCGATCTACACCTCCGTGTTCGTGCTCTGCTCGACGTTCGCGGCCGTCGGCGGCATCCTGGCCGCGGCCCGGCTGGCGGCGGCCAACCAGAGCAGCGGCTCGGGCGACGTCAACCTCAACGCCATCGCGGCGGCCGTCATCGGCGGCACCAGCCTGTTCGGCGGGCGCGGCACGGCGTTCGGCGCGCTGCTCGGCATCATCGTCATCCAGTCCATCTCCAGCGGCCTGACGCTGCTCAACCTCGACTCCTCCATCCGGTTCGTGGTCACCGGGGCGGTGCTGCTGCTCGCCGTCATCGTCGACTCCGTGTCGCGCCGGTCCAGGACCTCCCACGGCAGGGCCTGA
- a CDS encoding FGGY-family carbohydrate kinase, producing MAIICVDAGTTVIKAVGYGSSGAEVAVSRRETVVSRPAPGHAEQDMHAVWDAVAATVREVAAQVGGADLVAVTAQGDGCWLVDADGEPTGPAILWNDARAAAIVDRWTRDGLAAEAFRRNGSSAASGLPHAILTWLREHGPGRLARSSAMLTCGGWIFSRMTGELVADESDASAPFMDLRARAYAPELLSLFGLDWAERLLPQIRPCPVAGLSDGAAAALGLPAGTPVVMAPYDIASTALGAGAVEPGQACGILGTTLCTEVVVGSPDLEGEPTGITIALPGGYLRAFPTFAGTEVVQWTCRLLGLSAPHELGELAMLSRPGAGGLTFLPYLSPAGERAPFSDPLARGSLLGMSFEHDRSDVARAALEGLTMVIRDCLAATGAAPTELRVCGGGSASATWLGLIADVTGLPVRRSADAEVGARGAYLVGLAATGAAPSVATAAAEHVRLRDAVEPDPGRRDLYDRLFADFLALRGDTARTWPLLADLRSRT from the coding sequence ATGGCGATCATCTGCGTGGACGCGGGCACCACGGTCATCAAGGCCGTCGGGTACGGCTCCTCGGGCGCCGAGGTCGCCGTCTCCCGGCGTGAGACCGTCGTGTCCAGGCCCGCGCCCGGCCACGCCGAGCAGGACATGCACGCCGTCTGGGACGCGGTCGCGGCCACCGTGCGCGAGGTCGCGGCCCAGGTCGGCGGGGCCGACCTCGTGGCGGTCACGGCCCAGGGCGACGGCTGCTGGCTGGTGGACGCGGACGGCGAGCCGACCGGGCCCGCCATCCTCTGGAACGACGCCAGGGCCGCCGCCATCGTGGACCGGTGGACCCGCGACGGGCTGGCCGCCGAGGCGTTCCGGCGCAACGGCTCCTCCGCCGCGTCCGGGCTGCCGCACGCCATCCTCACCTGGCTGCGCGAGCACGGCCCCGGGCGGCTGGCCCGGTCCAGCGCCATGCTGACCTGCGGCGGGTGGATCTTCTCCCGGATGACCGGCGAGCTGGTCGCCGACGAGTCCGACGCCTCGGCGCCGTTCATGGACCTGCGGGCGCGGGCGTACGCGCCTGAGCTGCTGTCCCTGTTCGGGCTGGACTGGGCCGAGCGGCTGCTCCCCCAGATCCGCCCCTGCCCCGTCGCCGGGCTGAGCGACGGGGCCGCCGCCGCGCTCGGGCTGCCCGCCGGCACGCCCGTCGTGATGGCCCCGTACGACATCGCCTCGACCGCGCTGGGCGCGGGGGCGGTGGAGCCCGGGCAGGCGTGCGGCATCCTCGGCACGACCCTGTGCACCGAGGTCGTCGTCGGCTCCCCCGACCTGGAGGGCGAGCCGACCGGCATCACGATCGCGCTGCCCGGCGGCTACCTGCGGGCGTTCCCGACCTTCGCCGGGACCGAGGTGGTGCAGTGGACGTGCCGGCTGCTGGGGCTGTCGGCACCCCACGAGCTGGGCGAGCTGGCGATGCTGAGCCGGCCGGGGGCGGGCGGGCTGACGTTCCTGCCGTACCTGTCGCCGGCGGGCGAGCGGGCGCCGTTCTCCGACCCGCTGGCCAGGGGATCACTGCTGGGCATGTCGTTCGAGCACGACCGCTCGGACGTGGCCAGGGCGGCGCTCGAAGGGCTCACCATGGTCATCCGTGACTGCCTGGCGGCCACCGGCGCCGCGCCGACCGAGCTGCGCGTCTGCGGCGGCGGCTCGGCCAGCGCCACCTGGCTCGGGCTGATCGCCGACGTCACCGGGCTGCCCGTGCGGCGCTCGGCCGACGCCGAGGTGGGGGCGCGGGGGGCGTACCTGGTGGGGCTGGCCGCCACCGGCGCCGCGCCGTCCGTCGCCACGGCCGCCGCCGAGCACGTACGGCTGCGCGACGCCGTCGAGCCCGACCCCGGGCGCCGCGACCTCTACGACCGGCTCTTCGCCGACTTCCTCGCCCTGCGCGGCGACACCGCGCGTACCTGGCCGCTGCTGGCCGACCTGCGGAGCCGTACATGA
- a CDS encoding FGGY-family carbohydrate kinase: MSGWIGIDLGTQSVRAMAVAADGRVLGTGSRPLTSHRDGPRHEQDPEQWWRELAAATREAMRSVDGPVEGVAVAATSGTILLTDPAGRPLTPALMYDDRRADATLANEVGAQVWERLGYRRMQPNWALPKLLWLLRDAPAGVRLAHQNDFVNRRLTGHPVATDLSNALKTGVDLVEERWPMDVFDALGVPGELLPEVVRPGTRLGVVCAAAAEETGIPAGTPVVAGSTDGCAAQLGAGALRPGSWNSVLGTTLVLKGVTEQLIHDPLGVVYSHRAPDGSWLPGGASSTGAGALTRDLPGRDLDALSAEAATRTPGTEFAVTYPLVSRGERFPFAAPDAETFTLGEPADDVERYAAILLGAAFVERLCFDYLDLLGAPVDGEIILTGGATRSAYWTRLRADVLERPVTLRENAEPALGMAVLAGGDPASMIRTRAVVEPSGADLREPYLRFVAELERRGWLDATAAAHARERTTTR; encoded by the coding sequence ATGAGCGGGTGGATCGGCATCGACCTCGGGACGCAGAGCGTACGGGCGATGGCCGTCGCCGCGGACGGCCGGGTGCTCGGCACCGGCAGCCGCCCGCTGACCAGCCACCGCGACGGGCCCCGGCACGAGCAGGACCCCGAGCAGTGGTGGCGCGAGCTGGCCGCCGCCACCCGCGAGGCCATGCGTTCCGTGGACGGGCCCGTCGAGGGCGTGGCGGTGGCCGCGACCTCTGGAACGATCCTGCTCACTGACCCCGCCGGCCGTCCCCTGACGCCCGCCCTCATGTACGACGACCGCCGCGCCGACGCCACCCTGGCCAACGAGGTGGGCGCGCAGGTGTGGGAGCGGCTCGGCTACCGGCGCATGCAGCCCAACTGGGCGCTGCCGAAGCTGCTGTGGCTGCTGCGCGACGCCCCCGCCGGCGTCCGGCTCGCCCACCAGAACGACTTCGTCAACCGGCGGCTGACCGGGCACCCGGTGGCCACCGACCTGAGCAACGCGCTCAAGACCGGCGTGGACCTCGTCGAGGAGCGCTGGCCGATGGACGTGTTCGACGCGCTGGGGGTGCCGGGCGAGCTTCTGCCCGAGGTGGTGCGGCCCGGCACGCGGCTCGGCGTGGTGTGCGCGGCGGCGGCCGAGGAGACCGGGATCCCCGCCGGCACGCCGGTGGTCGCCGGGAGCACCGACGGCTGCGCGGCCCAGCTCGGCGCCGGTGCCCTGCGGCCGGGGAGCTGGAACTCGGTGCTGGGCACGACGCTCGTGCTGAAGGGCGTGACCGAGCAGCTCATCCACGACCCGCTCGGGGTGGTGTACTCGCACCGGGCGCCGGACGGCTCGTGGCTGCCGGGCGGGGCCTCCAGCACGGGCGCGGGCGCGCTGACCCGCGACCTGCCGGGCCGCGACCTCGACGCGCTGAGCGCCGAGGCGGCGACCCGCACACCGGGCACTGAGTTCGCGGTCACCTATCCGCTCGTGTCGCGCGGCGAGCGCTTCCCCTTCGCCGCCCCCGACGCCGAGACCTTCACCCTCGGCGAGCCCGCCGACGACGTGGAGCGCTACGCCGCCATCCTGCTCGGGGCGGCGTTCGTCGAGCGCCTGTGCTTCGACTACCTCGACCTCCTCGGCGCCCCCGTGGACGGCGAGATCATCCTGACCGGCGGCGCGACGAGGAGCGCGTACTGGACCCGGCTCAGGGCCGACGTCCTGGAGCGACCTGTGACGCTGCGGGAGAACGCCGAGCCCGCGCTGGGCATGGCCGTCCTGGCGGGCGGCGACCCGGCGAGCATGATCAGGACCAGGGCGGTCGTCGAGCCGTCCGGGGCCGACCTGCGCGAGCCGTACCTGCGTTTCGTCGCCGAGCTGGAACGGCGGGGCTGGCTCGACGCGACCGCCGCCGCACACGCCCGCGAGAGGACCACCACCCGATGA
- a CDS encoding histidine phosphatase family protein, producing MTDLVLVRHGETVWHAENRYAGLTDVELTPRGLAQAAQLAGWAAGAGLEAVWASPLSRARITAETAAKAVSRRGHAAGSPTTDPGSHATEATTAGATGAAVPVRLDERLRELDFGQGDGLTSAEMKARFPEARAAFEADPAANPLPGGEDPHRAADRFVAALGDIAAAHLGGRVLVVAHTTAIRLALCRLIGVPLGEYRRLFPRLDNCALTELRLRDGQVAMLQYNSPIGAVR from the coding sequence ATGACCGACCTCGTGCTCGTCCGCCACGGCGAAACCGTCTGGCACGCCGAGAACCGCTACGCCGGGCTCACCGACGTCGAGCTGACCCCGCGCGGCCTCGCCCAGGCCGCCCAGCTCGCCGGCTGGGCGGCGGGCGCGGGCCTGGAGGCGGTCTGGGCCTCCCCGCTCAGCCGCGCCAGGATCACCGCCGAAACCGCGGCCAAGGCCGTCTCGCGCCGCGGCCACGCCGCCGGCTCACCCACCACCGACCCCGGCTCGCACGCCACCGAGGCGACCACGGCCGGCGCCACCGGCGCGGCGGTGCCGGTGCGGCTGGACGAGCGGCTGCGTGAGCTGGACTTCGGCCAGGGCGACGGTCTCACCTCGGCCGAGATGAAGGCCCGCTTCCCCGAGGCCCGCGCCGCGTTCGAGGCCGACCCCGCCGCCAACCCGCTGCCCGGCGGCGAGGACCCGCACCGGGCCGCCGACCGGTTCGTCGCCGCGCTAGGTGACATCGCAGCCGCGCACCTCGGCGGCCGGGTGCTGGTGGTCGCGCACACCACCGCCATCAGGCTGGCCCTGTGCCGTCTCATCGGGGTGCCGCTGGGCGAGTACCGGCGGCTGTTCCCGCGCCTGGACAACTGCGCCCTGACCGAGCTGCGCCTGCGCGACGGACAGGTGGCGATGCTGCAGTACAACTCCCCGATTGGAGCCGTTCGTTGA
- a CDS encoding 2-hydroxyacid dehydrogenase: MTIRVLAAGDHFVQNRLLIDAIRHAVPGEVDIRELTLPWPVVPFGRVGEVDEASDVEEELIEALRGVEVCVTQMAPLTKRVLDASPDLRLFCVSRGGPVNANLEAAARAGVAVTFAPGRNAVATAEHTLAMLLAATRRIPQTHADLAAGVWRGDYYTYDNVGPELEGNTVGLVGYGAIGRRVARMLAGFGADVLVYDPYVTAPNSVELPELLERSLFVSLHARATAETAGLIGAAEIAAMPRGSVLVNCARGALLDYDALCDALDSGHLFGAAMDVFPEEPIPPGSRLLATPNLVMTPHLAGASKETARKAAAIVAADVARYVRGEPLAHLATP, encoded by the coding sequence TTGACCATCCGAGTCCTTGCCGCCGGCGACCACTTCGTCCAGAACCGCCTGCTCATCGACGCCATCCGGCACGCGGTCCCCGGTGAGGTGGACATCCGCGAGCTGACGCTGCCGTGGCCGGTGGTGCCGTTCGGCCGGGTGGGCGAGGTGGACGAGGCCTCCGACGTGGAGGAGGAGCTGATCGAGGCGTTGCGCGGCGTGGAGGTGTGCGTGACGCAGATGGCCCCGCTGACCAAGCGCGTCCTGGACGCCTCGCCCGACCTGCGGCTGTTCTGCGTGAGCAGGGGCGGTCCCGTCAACGCCAACCTGGAGGCCGCCGCGCGGGCCGGGGTCGCGGTGACGTTCGCGCCGGGCCGCAACGCGGTGGCCACCGCCGAGCACACGCTGGCCATGCTGCTGGCCGCCACCCGCCGCATCCCGCAGACGCACGCCGACCTGGCGGCGGGCGTGTGGCGCGGCGACTACTACACCTACGACAACGTGGGCCCCGAGCTGGAGGGCAACACGGTCGGCCTGGTCGGCTACGGCGCGATCGGCCGCCGCGTGGCGCGCATGCTGGCGGGGTTCGGCGCCGACGTGCTCGTGTACGACCCGTACGTGACCGCGCCGAACAGCGTCGAGCTGCCCGAGCTGCTCGAACGTTCGCTGTTCGTCTCCCTGCACGCCCGCGCCACCGCGGAGACCGCCGGCCTGATCGGCGCCGCCGAGATCGCGGCCATGCCCAGGGGCTCGGTCCTGGTCAACTGCGCCAGGGGCGCGCTGCTCGACTACGACGCCCTGTGCGACGCGCTCGATTCCGGCCACCTGTTCGGCGCCGCGATGGACGTCTTCCCCGAGGAGCCCATCCCGCCGGGCTCCCGGCTGCTCGCGACGCCGAACCTGGTCATGACCCCGCACCTGGCGGGCGCGAGTAAGGAGACGGCGCGCAAGGCCGCCGCGATCGTGGCCGCCGACGTGGCCCGCTACGTGCGCGGCGAGCCCCTGGCCCACCTCGCTACCCCTTGA
- a CDS encoding carbohydrate ABC transporter permease: MTAVAGRRAAVFGWARFGLLLLFVVVFLIPIYVLLATSFKPLTEADPGQAWNLPQTWTTEAWRVAWEKLAPGLWNSVLLAVPGSLLSCALGSMNGYVLSKWRFPGADVLFTLFLFGMFIPYQGVMIPLVQLLVSIDEFAGLQGVFYGGIPGLVLAHVVYGIPICTLIFRNYYVTIPDELIEASRVDGAGMLRAYWSVVLPVSGPAVAVVIIWQFTSLWNDFLFAVFLTGPTSWPTTVMLNNIAGAQATPYSQQMAAAILASVPTMLIYILLGRFFMRGLMAGALKG, encoded by the coding sequence ATGACGGCGGTGGCCGGGCGCAGGGCGGCGGTCTTCGGCTGGGCCCGGTTCGGGTTGCTGCTGCTGTTCGTGGTGGTCTTCCTGATCCCCATCTACGTCCTGCTCGCCACCAGCTTCAAGCCGCTCACCGAGGCGGACCCCGGCCAGGCCTGGAACCTGCCGCAAACCTGGACGACCGAGGCGTGGCGGGTGGCGTGGGAGAAGCTCGCCCCCGGGCTGTGGAACAGCGTGCTGCTCGCCGTCCCCGGCTCGCTGCTGTCGTGCGCGCTCGGCTCGATGAACGGGTACGTGCTGTCCAAGTGGCGCTTTCCCGGGGCGGACGTGCTGTTCACGCTGTTCCTGTTCGGGATGTTCATCCCGTACCAGGGGGTGATGATCCCGCTGGTGCAGCTCCTGGTGTCGATCGACGAGTTCGCCGGGTTGCAGGGGGTGTTCTACGGCGGCATCCCCGGGCTGGTGCTCGCGCACGTGGTCTACGGCATCCCGATCTGCACGCTGATCTTCCGCAACTACTACGTGACCATCCCCGACGAGCTGATCGAGGCGTCGCGGGTGGACGGGGCCGGGATGTTGCGGGCGTACTGGTCGGTGGTGCTGCCCGTGTCGGGGCCGGCCGTCGCCGTGGTGATCATCTGGCAGTTCACCTCGCTCTGGAACGACTTCCTGTTCGCCGTCTTCCTCACCGGGCCGACGAGCTGGCCCACGACCGTGATGCTGAACAACATCGCCGGCGCGCAGGCCACCCCGTACAGCCAGCAGATGGCGGCGGCCATCCTCGCGTCCGTCCCGACGATGCTGATCTACATCCTGCTGGGCAGGTTCTTCATGCGCGGCCTGATGGCGGGGGCGCTCAAGGGGTAG
- a CDS encoding carbohydrate ABC transporter permease produces the protein MRRARTWLPGLLLVAPSIILIGVFVYGMLGWNFRVAMTDQHDAVSEGRFVGLQNFIDIWDQPRWHLSVNHAIMFTIVFVLGALALGWFLAFLMEKGIRGEGTFRAIYLFPMAISFVATGIVWRWLMNSGTQERAVGLNRLFDWIGLPQWQWFRDQEWGMAAMALPAIWQMSGYVMALFLAGFRGVPEELREAARVDGCSEWGVYRHVVLPLLRPVTLSALIILGHISLKVFDLIVAVSGKQIVTDVPAVFMWVAVFDSNDPAKGATIAAYIVLSVAIFVIPYLIWSVRKERRS, from the coding sequence GTGAGGCGGGCACGTACGTGGCTGCCCGGACTGCTCCTCGTCGCGCCGTCGATCATCCTGATCGGCGTGTTCGTGTACGGCATGCTCGGCTGGAACTTCCGGGTCGCCATGACCGACCAGCACGACGCGGTCTCCGAGGGACGGTTCGTGGGGCTGCAGAACTTCATCGACATCTGGGATCAGCCGCGCTGGCACCTCTCGGTCAACCACGCGATCATGTTCACGATCGTGTTCGTGCTGGGTGCGCTGGCGCTGGGCTGGTTCCTGGCGTTCCTCATGGAGAAGGGGATCAGGGGCGAGGGCACGTTCCGGGCGATCTACCTGTTCCCGATGGCCATCTCGTTCGTGGCGACCGGCATCGTGTGGCGGTGGCTGATGAACTCGGGCACGCAGGAGCGGGCGGTCGGGCTGAACCGGCTCTTCGACTGGATCGGGCTGCCGCAGTGGCAGTGGTTCCGGGACCAGGAGTGGGGCATGGCGGCGATGGCGCTGCCGGCCATCTGGCAGATGTCCGGATATGTCATGGCACTCTTCCTGGCCGGCTTCCGGGGCGTGCCCGAGGAGCTGCGAGAGGCCGCGCGGGTGGACGGCTGCTCCGAGTGGGGCGTCTACCGGCACGTGGTGCTGCCGCTGCTGCGGCCGGTCACGCTGTCCGCGCTGATCATCCTGGGGCACATCTCGCTCAAGGTCTTCGACCTGATCGTGGCGGTGTCCGGCAAGCAGATCGTCACGGACGTGCCCGCGGTGTTCATGTGGGTGGCCGTGTTCGACTCCAACGACCCGGCCAAGGGGGCCACGATCGCGGCGTACATCGTGCTCAGCGTGGCGATCTTCGTGATCCCGTACCTGATCTGGTCCGTGCGTAAGGAGAGGCGCTCATGA